gagaaaaCGTGAAAGTGCCATTGTTCCACTATTCAAGTCTGAGTGAGAGaaccctctcgcctgagcgaggtcttctagcctgagcgagaactggGCAGGGACGTGCTCAGGGCTATTTTCTCCTCTGTCTTTGGTTGATGATCACGTGTATGATTGAATTACTCTgttaaagcatgaattgggtaaatatgcatgtattaaatgttttatgGGTTGGAATTAATGAGTTCAGTATGATTTTGCTTATAGAACATGATTGGATGGTTGGTTGAATCTTGGCATGAGatttggtatgcatgataattctatgtttggttggtgagacatgactATGGTATAGattaggacgtaatttcatgaatctcttggtgagctatcatggtggtgcctcatgtaaaggacgtaattccatgaatctcttggtgagatctcatggtggtgcctcacctaaaggacgtaattccacgaatctcttggtgagatcgtaatagacgtaattccacgaatcTCTTTGtaaggtttcatggtggtgcctcaacatatataagtaaggattcaaataaggatcgcatcctgaagctctaaagagtcagttagtctcacgtagagcgtactgactcaagtggtgagagtagcaggagaccctagtctttggcaggataatgaccttagacgTTTGAAgactaaccttgtgcgtggtagggtgaaactcattgaCAATAGCtttgcagagcagtagaggccaccacaagtgcaaacatccaGTGAATCTGAATGATTATATGTATCAGGATAATTGAGTCTGAGAGTCTTGCATTGTCTGCTATCACATGTTTGGATTACTGATATGTATTCTTGACTTTAAATTGCATGCTTTGTTGCATGATAGATTTTTTTTACTCTGacttaccctttctgtttgctcgtgtgttttgtgtgtggttttctccttttgtaatgatcatcaatttattgatgtgagcagatgtggaaaccCTAGTGGTCACCAGGGTGATGGAAATTCTACAATATATACATGCTTGGGTTGAATCTCTTTCCTTCAAGTAACCTTTGTAGGCACTGTGGCCTATTCGATATCTTGCTCTAGAGGAGCACACTTTTGATCAATTGTCAAACTATTACTTTCTGTTTTGTTATTGGCATCGCGATGTGCCTTAATCTTCTTATTTCTAGTACATTCGGGATAACTGTAATAGTTTATACATGTATACATCTTGGTActgttcttttatattatattgtgtgatgtttcatttataaatttattttctattaaatgaGACGTTAGAAGTGTCGTACAAAAAACCTCCTTTAAATTTTACCTTGAAAAAAGTTATTTGacattattttacaatttatataaaagtaaaataatcataaaattataaacttttttatattttttgagaaaaaaaaagtgaaaataacaaataataatatcaaatgatataaaaaaaaaatctgagtattaaaatatcattctcttttcaacttttatcaaatatttattttttctaaataagccATACCTATAGACATAATTTATTGTGCATCCTGGTCCACCACTTACACCAATATAGACGGTCTTATCAATTTGTGGTGTTTATAATTCAGAACAAAATCCAAAGACATTATTATGATGCTATAATTTTCCATTTCCTAATTATTCCGACCTAACTTTGAATATCGGGTTGTTCCAAATAAATACTTTCTTCAGTGGTGACTCACCAAAGTCAAATATCACTGTTGTGATTAAGATATTGCATGCATTGCCAATAATTAGAGCATTTACATGTGCATTGAATATAAGGTGCGTTTGGTTATCAATTTTTAAACGCAAAAgtaagtattaattattttttattcaaagcgaattttttattttttaattggtttGGAAAATCAAACAtgtatgttaaaaaaataattctaattaattttacatcattttaaagCAGAACCAAACATACGTTtagatatgataaataaattattttgaaaatattttttcaaatatttttgttttcacaaAAATTTTTTGGTATTGATCGAGTACATGAATGGTTCATATCcgaattttttaattaattataaaatattatgtatattaaaattattaaaatattcataatatattaaattatcttttatatatatatatatcatactttttatttttttatttatagttattttaatcgtttaaattgttataaaattcaCTTCAatctttaagttgttttttctcttattatataatttgtataattatgtttaaatatgtatatcaattaaatattttttatatttaacatttgaACATTTCaactctttttaatatttttatttattatgtattttttatatgagAATATTTAACTCTCAATTTAACTGTTCAATAGCATAAacacatttcatttactaggtaatataaaaaatgtatcttctttattctcttatttttgtttcatttgaaaaattctttcgttaaaacaattttttgtaCCTCTTAACAGTTTGACTaggttaatatataaaaaaaaattctttgatcttatgatatttttcatcttatcatatcctatatgcatttgttttttttttgtgcggTTTAATTCAATGATCTACCAAATTGTTTCAAagaatttgataatattttttaatatatttatttgttgtttatttttatcacataaaatattgttttgatatttttatttatatattttttaatttataactcattatcataagTATAATTTCATcgctataattatataaataaaatttatttattataatataataatttaagtcataaatcatttttatcaccatgtaaaatatattgaagtacaaaatataaaatatctttgtaaaattttaattattattaatttaatttttgttctttgtgtaattttgatcaaatgatatattataatttttattacagtataaaaaagaaatttcattagaattttaaaaatcattttaagagatatttacaatattttttaatttaaatattatatttcttttatatttaaaaaaaatatttttaaattttatcaattatgtttgattaatatttacaaaatttaataaatattttcactatcaataatatttatttatattttaatttaaaatatatacaattataattttttaattatttaatattagaaaaataagaattctctcattttaatattaaatatttttaatattaaatacttaataatattatgttcgtaattttttattatttataaaaataaattaattgatattaataaaaaatacaaatataaatatattttcattatcttGATGAGATGAAAatgacaaaacaaatttaatatttattgaattttagtatagaaattaagatttttctttatCTAAGAATAGATACGAAATAACGAAATCCATTCTATCACTCCGTGTTGAGAATAACGTCCGTGGTGAGATTAACCAAAATATTAAAGAGTTAAAATCATGTTttatagataaattattttttaatgtttaattttgaaaaaataagtgATTGGCAGTGTCTTCAGACATTAATGACAGCAGATGGGTTGTAGCAGGAAGTTGTTCACGTGAACAAAAAAGAAGATGGTAAGAACAAAGATACAAAATGAGACAAAATAAAACAGCATTCAAACTCTTCGACAGAACCAGAATCTACTTTCGCAGCAAAAACTACAGTGTCTTATTAGTGCAATGTATTAATCATTAAAAGTTAGAGCAAACATGGTATGTTTCATGTGTTTTTTTCCAAAGGATTAGTCAAACGAACTAGGATTATTAGGTACCAAAAGAGTTATTATTTGTTATCGGGTCCAAACAGAAGTCCTTCTTTTAGGACTAAAATAAAAGtctccaaaacttttttttcattaaattaaatctgaaaataaaatttaattgaattattatgagtgttgaaaattgtaatatgttttaacataaatagttctctaataattaaaaagtttgtattttttatttattttaggtcTCTTAAATTTTGAACTGATCTTAGTTGTTATTGtttcatgtaaaaaaattatgctattacttatcaaatatttataaaaaggtgtttgttaagttttttataaGAAACCACATTACATGTCTCTATTTATTAGTCACAATCACTGTACAATCGCTATGTTAAcactaatttaatataaaaaattacattaaatcatttaaaaaaaatagagattaaattgaaaataagagaattaaaaataatatatgtaataaacATATTAATACCAATATACTAACTGAAAACaataaatagagaaaatttcttaaaagtgtAAGTAAATTTCCACCCTGTTATCAAGTGTTTAAGATTTTGCACCATCTTTGCTTTAAACATTATTAATCAATCGTACTTTTAACCCGTTTGGATAAAGAATCAATCTTTTATGTACTGATGGTTCTGTATACGAAAAGATAATATTTAGGATCATgtgaaaaatatcaaaatgaaggtataattaataaaaaagttaaatatgtttctacttttaaactttaatccgaatttgaaatttatttttttccaaaatttaaataagttttaaattcgaaaataaatataacctttttaatataattaaattaatttctttatgtttttactttaatttcaattaatatatttaacacgttaaaataatttagcgtaatttatttttaaaatttaaaaattaaaatatattaaaatttatacataaataaattttacttttgtatcaaaattcaaatattaaaaatatatttaatcttgtAACTAAATTCTCAtgtaaaaagatatttttaacatgaaaaaacaAGTTTCGTACTGTAGCGCAGAGGATGTGAAAGGTTAATAAGGGTGAGAAAGAAAGTAACTCAAGTAAGCGCTCCAGCCAGCTGGGAACAGAGCGTACGATCGTTTCTAGTAGATCCCAAAAACCCTACAAGAGGaaattacaattttaagaaagaattttttacatttttatatttataaatttataaatatgttttaaattaattaaaattataattacaacatttttttcttaaaaaataaatagtttaattatgataaaatatagataattatatctttcacattttttaaatttattgattaattatacgaaatatttttagtttaataaactaattaataacTTAAGTTATGAGTCTCGATTGAGTTTATgaactaattttatttcataatctaatattttttaaatacaatagTAGAAAAAAGAGTTATGTAATAAAGaaggaacaaaaataaatgatcaGGCTCAATTAGAGTATTTGgatgtaaattaaattttacaaatataaaatttttgaatgtatttttaataattttttaaatatttttatttactataatatgtTATAGGACCATAGTTTTGTACAAATATACCCTCGCCGTAGTTTGCTTTTTGTTCATCTATGGTGGAGAGGGAAGATGTGATGATTTTTGCTTTTGTTTATTTGCATTGATTTAACGGACTTTCATGTCATTTCAAATGATGTAaaggttttgttgtttttgatgagATTGACATAAGTGGCATGAAGGTGTGTTTGTTATTTGAAAGATTTGGGAGAgactgtgaagatgaatttgtgtggaTCTGAGTaaatgaatttgtgtgtttttttagtaGATTTAGAGGttaaagtgagtgaatttggagataaattttatcaaagttAATGAGAGATTTGATTGGAccgatagataaaataaattgtaaaaatagataaaattataaagttaccAAAATATCATTGATGgagaaagagaatgattttgtaatttgatgttataaaaataattacaaataattaatacgaattaaaaaaatatattaaaattatatgaaattttaaagaaaaaatttaattttttatgaatgtaaaaagaagtatacaattaaatttaaaaaaaaatgtatacaaaaataagttaaaaaataataataaaaacacacACATGACACTGGTTACATAACCGGTGTCACTCTCCCTTTTTCACAGGTACCGATTACGTAACCGGTGACACACACACAATGCACCACATCATTAGTTATGTAACCGATGTGCATCCCCTTCAATCAGCCACCCTCCACCACCATGTTCCTCCGTCACATCTACGAGCTTCCTCTCCCACCACACCCCAACTCGTCTACCATCTTCCTCCCCCACCACCCACCACATCCCATGTGTTTGCACTTACAAGCCCACACTACACACCAACATCGGTACATTcaattcacacacacacacacacctcaCTTCTGTTTTTGTTGTTAGTGAGCTAACATCACCACTCACCTTCGAACAAATTACACACCACAGTGGGAATGTCCAACTCTAAAGCATCCACGAACATTCACAATCGCACACTCGCACATCAACCCATTTTGAATGGCAGGGCAAAGTTCAAACTAATGAACACAAACAAATTCAAATGGACGAGAATTTTGTTAGCAGGAATCTCTTCAGGTTCAGGAATCTAGCAAGTTGGCAGCGAAAGGAAGCGTGGCAGCATGAAGCAGAAAGGAACCTGAGAAGGGAGCACCTTCACGTGTTTAAAATAAGAGCAATCTCGTAATGTTATACAAAATATACTGAAATCACCTCAGTTTTGGGTCGATGGAATAAATCCTCCATCTCGCAAATTCACACTCATAATTCGATCCATATCGCCTGAAAAGAAAACACGCAAAGAACCAAATCGATCCTCACAAATACACTTAAACAGTGAAATCACATGAAAAGAGTAccgagaaaaaaaatattattgtgaaaaaaaatattattgtggtAAGACTAAAGTAATAAATAAggttattaataataagtaaaataatttatttttctatttacttCAACTCACCAACTTTTCTAAGagaaatagttttaaaatatcatcttACAACTAAGTCTACATAATAACTTTCTTGGAATTATTCAAAAATAACGTgctgaaataaaattaaatgtaaatttttaaaaaataaataatgacttttgttatcatataataataataataataataataataataataataataataataataataataatagtatatgaTTGTTATCAAGTAGTTGTCCGTACGATTCACCACACAAATATTGAACTGATATCTGGTATCTGGTGAAGACACTGTACGTAGGTCTCATTTTTGAACGGTGGCTCACAATAAATTTTGGAAGGAAAGTTATTGGCTGTCATGAGTGACGCAGCTTGGTCCCCATACCAAAAATGATAATACAAACCCCATTTTCTTGTGGTCTCTAACTCATCGTACCATTCTTCTGCAACGTTAGGTTTGTTGAACCCTTTCAATGCAAACCAGGATATTGCCATcattcataacaaaaaaaaaaaaaagtatatttcatttttcaatgGTGGGCTCATACCTTAGTTTGGCATTTTTTTGTGTGGAAACATATACCCACCAACACtggatttattcatttttatatcaaaaCTTGTCACTGCCCCTTTTTGACACCCTTCTTCAATGGAACCTGCAGTTCTCAGTTGCAATGCCAACTGCATTATTACTGACTTCGATGATATCATTACCTGGTTTCAACACGTTTCCCAGAACGCCGCTTCTGTTCAGACTCAGACACTGTGCAGGATTCTTAAGCAGAACTGTGGGGTTGAATATCTCAAGAAATGGTTGGGGAGCTACAGTATCTCAGACATGGATGCTTCTCAGTTGGAATCTCTTTTCACTTCTCTTGTTCCCCTTGCAACGCATGCAGATTTCGAGCCATTTATCCAAAAAATTGCAAATGGAGACACTGCTCCTTTACTCACACAACAACCTATAACCACTCTCTCTTTAAGGTACGTACCGTTGTCTTTCTCTATTTATACATGTCAATGTGAGTGTTTCTTAgatttctttcatatttttcctcCTTTCCCTTTTCGGTGATAAAGGCCGTACTATTAGTTTTCTGTTCTTTCCTTCCTCTTTCGGCTGATGATGATGAGATGAATgggtgagtgagtgagtgagtcaGGATACAGAATGATTAATTCTGGCCATGTATGCTTCTCTGTATAGTAATTCATCTATATCTATGTAATAAAGACAAGGTCTAGGTGCAATTAATTAATACTCTCCAAGTagtaataaagtaattaatggTCATTGGTCATGCATATTTATCATGAAATATTAAGATTATTGTATTTCTTTGCTGTCTTTTTATGTCAGATCTTCTTCAGCTgtgtgataattttttttttcctcttcaaaATATAATCTTACAAGGTAGAGGTTGTGCAGTTCTGGAACAACAGAGGGGAGGCAGAAGTTCGTACCCTTTACCCGCCATAGTGCTCAAACCACCCTTCAAACTTTCACTCTATCAGCAGCCTTTAGATCAAGGTGTGCTTCTCATTTCTTCACGATGACCTAGCTAGTAGCTCTGAGATACATAGTTAATCCTTTCCAAGTTCTTAtgccttttgtttttgtttttgttttcatcgCTGTTTATAGGGTTTATCCCACAAGGGAAGGTGGCAGGATTCTTGAATTCATATACAGCAGCAACCAGTTCAAAACAAAAGGAGGTTTAATGGTTGGAACAGCCACAACACATTATTATGCAAGCGAGGAATTCAAAACCAAACAAGAGAAAACAAAGGCATTCATTTGCAGTCCCTACGAAGTTATATCAGGAGGGGACTACAAACAATCCACGTACTGTCACCTCCTTCTTGGCCTCTTCCTCTGTGATCACGTAGAGTTTATTTCCTCGGCTTTTGTCTATGGCATAGTGCAAGCTTTTTGCACCTTCGAAGAGGTTTGGAAAGACCTTTGCAATGACATTAGAGATGGGACTTTGAGTTCAAGAATCAAGATACCCAAAATGAGAGATGCTGTTTTGGGAATCATCTCTTCAAACCCCTCTTTGGCCTCAAAACTAGAAGCCTCTTGCTTGGAGCTAGAAGCGGTGgattggtttggtttggttccCAAACTTTGGCCGAACGCCAAGTACGTTTGTTCCATAATGACAGGTTCTATGCAACATTACTTGAAAAAGCTTAGGCATTATGCAAATGGGGTGCCACTAGTAAGTGGTGACTATGGTTCAACCGAGAGCTGGATAGGGATTAACGTGGATCCGAGTTTGCCTCCAGAGAAAGTAACCTTTGCTGTGGTACCCACGTTCTCTTACTTTGAGTTCATACCAATTTAtagacacaaacacaaacaagattCCAGCTTTGTAGCCGATCATGATTTCGTGGAAGACGAACCAATCCCTCTTTCCCAGGTTAAAGTTGGCCAAGAGTACGAAATAGTGCTTACAACTTTTACTGGTAATTATTCATTCATTCTATTCTACAAATAAAGCACTGAATAGGCTAGATATAAATCATTGATTCTAAGCATAGCTTTTCTATAGAGCTTAATGAATTAAACTTagaaaaaatgaacaaaacacATTAAAATGAGATAAACAAATGTAATAAAAGGTTGTAATTCTCTATCCTTAAAGCCATTGCACAGGAACTTGTTCTAGATTCGGTTAGGTATGGTTGATTAGAACCTCTGTCCTTGACATAAAATAATGGCTAGTGTGGAGCATTAGTTCCTAATAGGTTTACCTAAAGGTGTCAATTATGATCATCAATTGCACAAACAATGATATGTACCCAAAATCTGGTTGAACCCAATCTTATGTCTATATGTTAGATCATCTAGTCACACAAGTTGAGTTAGATATAAGTCAGACAGATGCATAATTGAAACACAATATTCTGCAAATGGGTTTTGGAAACATCTCGAGTTCTGGATGGTGTTGGTCATAATTTGGGGCTGTGAGCCCACATCTCATATCATGTGTCGTGAGCTTTggctttttgttatttttgcttCATGTTATGTACCTGTCATTCCAGTCTCTTCTGAGTTCTGACAAGGATTTACCATCACATTGTCAGCACTGGTCATTTTCAAAATTCTACCCGAACTCCA
This region of Vigna unguiculata cultivar IT97K-499-35 chromosome 5, ASM411807v1, whole genome shotgun sequence genomic DNA includes:
- the LOC114184815 gene encoding indole-3-acetic acid-amido synthetase GH3.10-like isoform X2, producing MVGELQYLRHGCFSVGISFHFSCSPCNACRFRAIYPKNCKWRHCSFTHTTTYNHSLFKRLCSSGTTEGRQKFVPFTRHSAQTTLQTFTLSAAFRSRVYPTREGGRILEFIYSSNQFKTKGGLMVGTATTHYYASEEFKTKQEKTKAFICSPYEVISGGDYKQSTYCHLLLGLFLCDHVEFISSAFVYGIVQAFCTFEEVWKDLCNDIRDGTLSSRIKIPKMRDAVLGIISSNPSLASKLEASCLELEAVDWFGLVPKLWPNAKYVCSIMTGSMQHYLKKLRHYANGVPLVSGDYGSTESWIGINVDPSLPPEKVTFAVVPTFSYFEFIPIYRHKHKQDSSFVADHDFVEDEPIPLSQVKVGQEYEIVLTTFTGLYRCRLGDVVEVGGFHNGTPKLNFICRRKLILTVNIDKNTERDLQIVVEKGSQILNKAKAELVDYTSYADMSNEPGCYVIFWEVKGEAEDKVLEACCREMDAAFVDHGYVVSRKTRSIGPLTLCIVERGTFKKILDYFVEIGAALGQFKTPRCTNNPVLVKILSACTIKTFHSTAYSSTH
- the LOC114184815 gene encoding indole-3-acetic acid-amido synthetase GH3.10-like isoform X1; protein product: MEPAVLSCNANCIITDFDDIITWFQHVSQNAASVQTQTLCRILKQNCGVEYLKKWLGSYSISDMDASQLESLFTSLVPLATHADFEPFIQKIANGDTAPLLTQQPITTLSLSSGTTEGRQKFVPFTRHSAQTTLQTFTLSAAFRSRVYPTREGGRILEFIYSSNQFKTKGGLMVGTATTHYYASEEFKTKQEKTKAFICSPYEVISGGDYKQSTYCHLLLGLFLCDHVEFISSAFVYGIVQAFCTFEEVWKDLCNDIRDGTLSSRIKIPKMRDAVLGIISSNPSLASKLEASCLELEAVDWFGLVPKLWPNAKYVCSIMTGSMQHYLKKLRHYANGVPLVSGDYGSTESWIGINVDPSLPPEKVTFAVVPTFSYFEFIPIYRHKHKQDSSFVADHDFVEDEPIPLSQVKVGQEYEIVLTTFTGLYRCRLGDVVEVGGFHNGTPKLNFICRRKLILTVNIDKNTERDLQIVVEKGSQILNKAKAELVDYTSYADMSNEPGCYVIFWEVKGEAEDKVLEACCREMDAAFVDHGYVVSRKTRSIGPLTLCIVERGTFKKILDYFVEIGAALGQFKTPRCTNNPVLVKILSACTIKTFHSTAYSSTH